The nucleotide sequence TGCTCAGTGTGCTGGCGGTGCCGCTTCTACTACTGGTTTCTGGGATGGTCCTCCAACAGTTTCTGCTGCTGCTTTGGGCGATAGCAACACTGGTATGCATTTGGCAATTGGTATTTTGACTGCATTGATGCAGCGTCAAAAAACTGGCAAGGGTCAAAAAGTATCCTGCTCAATGCAAGATGCCGTATTGAACTTGTGCCGCGTGAAGTTGCGCGACCAACAGCGTTTGGACAAAGTTGGTTACCTTGAAGAGTACCCACAGTACCCGCACGGTACATTCACTGACGTAGTTCCACGTGGCGGTAACGCTGGTGGTGGCGGTCAGCCAGGTTGGGTGTTGAAGTGTAAGGGTTGGGAAACAGATCCAAACGCCTACATTTACTTCACTATTCAAGGTCATGCTTGGGAGCCAATTACTAAAGCTTTGGGCAAGCCAGAGTGGGCAACTGATCCAGCGTACATGACTGCAGAAGCGCGTCAAGATAAGATTTTTGATATCTTCGCAACAATCGAAGAGTGGCTTAAGGATAAGACTAAGTACGAAGCTGTGGACATCCTCCGTAAGTTCGACATCCCTTGCGCACCAGTGCTGTCAATGAAAGAATTGGCTGCATCACCTGACTTGCGTAAGAGTGGTTCTATCGTTGAAGTGGACCACAAAGTACGTGGTAAGTATTTGACTATCGGTAGCCCAATTAAGTTCTCTGATTTGGAAATCGAAGTGGGTCCATCACCAGTATTGGGTGAGCACACGAATGAAGTATTGGCTGACCTTGGCTATAGCGCTGATGACATCGCTAAGTTGCACGCAGCAAAAGCAGTTTAATAACGATTAGTAGTATTCGTTTTAGCTTTAAAGGCGCTCCATGTGGGCGCCTTTTTTTACGCATTATCGGTAACAAAGCTCCTTTGCTCGATTATGAAAAAGTCCTGAGTTTGCAGCCAAATGGCTATTCTTGGGCATTAATAGCGAGGATGCCTAATAAATAGGCATCCCGTATTGCGCCAAAATCCGGCGCTGGTAAAATTGCGCCAATTCAAAATTTTATTCTTATTAGGACTTTAATCATGGCAAAAGCATTAGAAGGGGTCAAGGTTCTTGACTTCACGCACGTTCAATCTGGCCCTACTTGTACTCAGCTTCTCGCTTGGTTCGGTGCCGATGTAATCAAAGTAGAAAAATCTGGTGAGGGTGATGCCACTCGTGGCCAATTGCGCGATATCCCGGATGCAGATAGTTTGTATTTCACAATGTTGAACCATAACAAGCGCTCAATCACTGTGAATACCAAAACTCCAAAAGGTAAGGAAATTCTGGAGCGCTTAATTAAAGAGTGTGACGTTCTGGTTGAGAACTTTGCCCCTGGTGCATTAGATCGTATGGGTTTTTCTTGGGAACGCGTTCAGGAACTCAATCCAATGATGATTATGGCTTCAGTTAAAGGTTTTGGTCCCGGCCCTTACGAGGACTGTAAGGTGTATGAGAACGTCGCTCAGTGTGCTGGCGGATCAGCATCGACCACAGGTTTTGATGATGGTCCTCCAATGGTTACTGGTGCGCAGATTGGCGATAGCGGTACTGGATTGCATTTAGCTTTGGGTATCGTTACAGCGCTCTATCAGCGCACACACTCTGGCCGTGGTCAAAAAGTATTGGCAGCAATGCAAGATGCCGTATTAAATTTATGCCGCGTGAAGCTGCGTGATCAACAGCGCTTAGAGCGTAATGGCTTGATGCAAGAGTACCCACAATTCCCTAACGGAGAGTTTGGTGACTCTGTACCTCGTGCTGGTAATGCCTCTGGTGGCGGTCAACCAGGCTGGATTGTGAAATGTAAAGGCTGGGAAACAGACCCAAACTCCTATATGTACGTTATCGTGCAAGGGCCAGTTTGGGAGGCAGTCTGTAAAGTGATTGGTCGTGAGGATTGGATTACGGATGTGCGTTTTGCATCCCCAATGGCTCGCCTCCCACATTTGATGGAAATCTTTGGTGAAATTGAAAAGTGGACCATGACTAAGACTAAGTTTGAAGTCATGGATATTTTGAATAAATACGACATTCCATGCGGCCCAATTTTGTCAATGAAAGAAATCGCTGAAGAGCCCGCATTGCGTGCGACCGGAACCGTGGTTGAAGTAGATCATCCAATTCGTGGCAAGTACCTCACTGTAGGTAATCCAATCAAGATGTCTGATAGCCCAACTGATGTGACGCGTTCACCATTATTAGGTGAGCATACTGATGAAATTCTGAGTGAACTGGGCTACTCAACCGACGAGCTGATTGCTCTGCGCCACGATAAGGTGATCTAAGATGCGGGTTGCGCTGATTGGTAGTGCTGATTTTGGTAAGGCAGCCCTAGAGGCTTTTTTGGATCGGGGCGATGAAATTGTTGCCGTCTTTTGTCCGCCTGATAATCCTAAATCGACTAAGCCTGAAGTGCTGAAAGAGGCAGCGATTGCAAGGGGCTTAACCCCTTTGCAATTCGCCACTCTGAAAGGCCCTGATGCAGCGCAAGCGATGATTGAAAGCAAAGCTGATATCTGCGTCATGGCATATGTGTTGCAGTTCGTACCCCAAGAGCTTTGCAAGATTCCAAAGCACGGCACAATTCAATATCACCCATCACTACTGCCGAAATATCGTGGTCCTAGCGCCATTAACTGGGCGATTGCTTTGGGTGAAGATAAAACTGGCCTCACTATTTTCCGTCCGTCTGATGGTTTGGATGAAGGCGAGGTGATCTTGCAAAAAGAGGTCGTGATTGGGCCTAATGACACTTTAGGTAAGGTGTACTTTGATCATCTTTTCCCGATTGGTATTAAAGCATTACTTGAAGCTGCAGATCTAGTGGTTGCAAATCAGCATCAAGAAGTCGCCCAAGATGAATCGCTGGCAAATTATGAAGGTTGGTTTGGTGTTGATGCAGCTCAAATTCATTGGGCTACGCATATCAATCAGATCTACAACTTGATTCGTGCATCTAATCCAGCGCCAGGTGCTTGGACTAAATTCGGTGAGCAAAAAGTGCAGATCTACGATTGCCACAAGCACATAGTAGCCACCTTTGGTGCAGTTAAAGGTAAGCCTGGTGAAATTACCCAAATTACTCCGGACTCATTCTTTGTTGCCTGTCATGGCGGACAAATCGAGGTCCTCAAAGCCAAAGGCGCGGCAGGAAAAGTAACTGGTGCCGAATTGGCTAAAGAATTGAACTTAGAGATAGGTCAGTTCTTTACGCTGTAGCTGTCTTATTCTTCACGTAAATCAGTTGAATCTTAGCCCTCTAGGGAATGAAGATTTGGCGATTGCTAGCTGTGAGTAGGAAAGCAGAAAAACCTTTCACTTATCGCATCCTCTAATGTCTGCTTGACCATTCTGATCTTCAGGGTATTGAAAAACTAAAAATAAATAAAGTGCTTCAGTAAGCCGACACTTTAGGTAAGACTCTCTACCCTACCATTTGAACTTTGAGTTCTCTGCCCTTATTCCGACATAAGGAAATATTTGACGGATATGTTGGTTAACGCACTGTTTTTTCAGGTCGACTCTTTAAAGTAATTGGTGGATTCACTTTTCTATTGCAAACACCAGGGAGTCGGCTTTAATGGACAAGATCAAAGAAAATAATTTATATGATGTGGTCAAGGATTTTGATGAAGCTATGTTGGTGACGCATAGCACGCGCGGAATTCATGCAAGGCCCATGGCAATAGCGCGACTAGATGAAAGTATGATGGCTTATCTCTTAACTGATATGAACTCCATCAAGGTTGAAGAGATCCGCGCCAACCCGCAGGCCTTACTCACCTTTCAAAGTGCTAGAAAATTTGCCACAGTGAGTGGTGAATTAACAGTAGATGATGATCGCGCTTTAATTGGGACGCTGTGGAAAGAAATTTGGAAGGTATGGTTTCCAATTGGAAAATCTGACCCGAACATCGCATTGCTGAAATTTACTCCAAGCGAAGGGGAGTTTTGGGATAACGCAGGAATTCAGGGATTAAAGTATGTTTATGCCGCTGCCAAGGCCTATGTAGCTGGGGAGAGACCCAAGCCAGATGCTGAGCAGCATTCCAAAGTGAATATGACCTAAGGTGCCCTTGGGTCGATATTAGCCCGCTAGTTAAATTTCTAAGTTATCAATCAAGCGCGTTTTACCCAGCTTGGCAGCCGTCAGAATCACGAGCGGTTCGCCAGCTTGCAAACTTTCATTTGATGCTGGGGCTAAATCGCTTTGCTGACGTATGGCAATGTAATCGGGTTGCCAGCCGCGGCCAGTAAGAATATCTACTGCCAGTTTTTCAATCTGGATTAGTGAGTGCGTATTGCGCTCACTGAGATCCAACACGCGCGCACGAACTTCCTTCAAGACTTTTTGAAGTTCAGGCGCCTCTAGACGTTCTTCAATAGAGAGATAGCCATTGCGAGAGGAGAGGGCAAGACCGTCTTCGGCGCGAATGGTTTCTCCTGGGATGATGTCAACTGGAAGGGCAAATTGTTTAGCCATCTGACGAATAATCATCAGTTGCTGATAATCTTTTTTACCGAAGACTGCTACTTTGGGTTGTACGCAAGACAGAAGCTTAAGCACTACAGTGCAAACACCTTTAAAGAAGCCAGGGCGGAATTCACCCTCCAGGATGTCTCCAAGCTGTTGAGGCGGATCTACGCGGTATTCTTGAGGCTGTGGATATAGATCGCGCTCAGTGGGCGCAAACAAGATATACACGCCTTCTTTTTCAAGCTTATCAATATCCGCCTGCATAGTACGCGGATAGCTATCAAAATCTTCATTTGGACCAAACTGTAGGCGGTTCACAAAGATACTGGCAACTACTGGATCACCATGTTGCCTAGCAAGAAGCATCAGTGATAAGTGACCTTCATGGAGATTGCCCATGGTTGGCACAAAGGACGCACGATTTTGACCGCGCAAATGGTCGCGCAGCTCTTGTATATCGCTAATAATTTTCATGCAACAGGGGTATAGGCAAGGCGAACGTAGATTGGAGCGTATGGCTCTGCTTGGGTAATTTCAACTAAAGCCTCGCGTGAGAGCTCTAACATCGCAATGAAGTTCACGATGACGACCGGAATACCTTTGCCAGATTTGATGGCATCTTCAAATAGCTCGCCAAACTCGACAAAGCGTGTGTTTTGTAAGCGACGCAAGATGCGCGTCATGAAATCGCGAACAGATAATTCTTCGCGGGTAATCGTATGGTGTTGATTTAGTTTTGCGCGGTGTAGTACGTCACGCCAAGCCATCTGTAGGTCATCTTGATTAACCTCAGGCCAAGTCACTGCAATAGTGGTGTCGACATAACCATGGGCAACTTGGAAATCACGCCCTTGTTGTGGAATTTGGTCAAGCTCTTGTGCAGCCAGTTTCATGCGCTCGTATTCTAAGAGGCGACGAACCAATTCGGCACGAGGATCCTCAACCTCTTCATCGCTATCAGCCTTCTTCATTGGCAACAGCATGCGAGATTTAATCTCAATCAACATGGCCGCCATTAAAAGATATTCGGCAGCAAGTTCTAAGTTGTGATGACGGATTTGATCGATGTAGCTCAGATACTGCTGAGTTACCTGTGCCATTGGAATATCAAGTACGTTGAAGTTCTGTTTGCGAATCAAATAGAGCAGAAGATCGAGTGGACCTTCAAATGCTTCTAGAAAAACTTCTAGAGCATCAGGCGGAATATAGAGATCGGTCGGAAGCTTAAATAGCGGCTCACCATAGAGCTTGGCGAAAGCCGAAGACATCCCATCGGTCACCGACGGTGTGCTGTCAAGCAATTCGGTTTGAATGCTTGGCTCTGCCCCTAAGCCACTACCTGAGTTAGTCATTCGAATACACGTAAGCGCGTTGCTTTAATTTAGCTGTCTTAGCGCGACGTTGATCTTCAATAGTTAAAGGCTCTTTATCCCAAAGGAGCGCGCGACCAGCTTGCTGGCCTGCTTCGAGCTGTGGTTTCTCAGATTTGAGCTCATTTAAGAACTGGGTGAATTCAGATGTATACCTAGCCATCATATTTCCTAAAATTCTTATTTAATTCAATAACTTACAAAAAATTACTGCGAAGCAATGTATTGCCTAGGCCATCATTATTAACGATTTTTCCTACAAACCTGCCGACTTTTTGGCTAATGGTTAAAAATCAGCTCTTTTGGGGTCATTTTTATAGGTTTGCTGCCAATAAAGCCTCGATTTGAGGCGCTTCAACGCGCGTCATGAGGTGTTTATAGGGTTTGATCGGATTTTGGCTGGAAAGAGGTGTTTTAACGTCATTCCAAGTCATCGCTGGCACAGAGAGGAAGTCCTCAACCCCTGCTGTAACTCCTGGAAGTACTGGCTTGAGATAAAGACTCAATAAGCGGAATGCCTCTAAGGTGACGCTGCAAACTCTTTGTAAGTCAGACTCGCGCTCAGGATCCTTGGCGATTTCCCAAGGCTTGTTTTCATCAACAAAAGCATTGACCTTGTCAGCTAGTTCCATGATGGTGCGCAATGCCTTGGCGTATTCACGAGCTTCATATAGCTCAGCAATTTTTTCACTAGCAGATGCAATATCAGTAAGCAACGGGTTGTTCATTGCCCCATCAGAAACTACACCGCCAAAACGCTTGACCAAGAAACCAGCGCTGCGACTGGCGATGTTGATGTACTTGCCCAGTAGGTCGCTATTCACGCGTGCAACAAAGTCTTGAAGATTCAAATCCAAATCTTCCATGCTGTCATTCAGTTTGGTTGCAAAGTAATAGCGGAACCATTCAGGGTTAAACCCAGATTCAATGACGCTGTGTGCAGAAATTAAAGTGCCGCGTGACTTACTCATTTTCTCGCCATCAACCGTGAGAAAGCCATGAGCAAATACATTGGTTGGCGTGCGGTAACCTGCAAAGTGAAGAGTTGCTGGCCAAAAGAGTGTGTGGAAATACAGAATATCTTTACCGATAAAGTGGTATTGCTCGGTGGTCGTATCTGGCCTGACCCATTCCTCAAAGTTCATGCCTTTAGCCTGGCAGTAATTGAGGAAACTGGCGTAATAGCCAATCGGTGCATCAAGCCACACGTAAAAATATTTACCTGGAGCATCCGGAATCTCAAAGCCAAAGTAGGGGGCGTCACGGGAGATATCCCAGTCACCTAACTTACTGTCTCCAGGCTGTCCAACCCATTCCTTCATTTTATTGCGAGCTTCAGGTTGCAGTGGAGTTCTTACCTGAGTCCAATCACGCAAGAAGGTTTCGCAGCGGGGATCGGATAACTTAAAGAAGTAATGATCGGAAACTTTTTTAATAGGTGTTGCACCGCTCACTACTGAGAACGGGTTTTTTAAATCTGTTGGGGAGTAGGTTGCTCCACACTTTTCGCAAGAGTCGCCGTACTGATCTTTTGCGCCACACTTGGGGCACTCGCCTTTGATAAAGCGATCTGGCAAGAACATTTCTTTAACGGGATCGTATGCTTGCTCAATCGAGCGCATTTCAATTAAGCCAGCATCACGTAACTTGAGATAGATGCTTTGAGACAGCTTTTCATTCTCAGGGCTATCAGTGGTGTAGTAGTTATCAAACGAGATTAAGAAATTATCAAAGTCGCGCTTATGTTCTTTCCAAACATTGGCAATGAGCTCTTTCGGGGTGAGGCCCTCTTTTTCAGCGCGCAACATAATCGGAGTGCCGTGGGTGTCATCAGCGCCAACATAGTGCACTTCGTGACCACGCATTCTCTGGAAGCGAACCCAAATATCTGTCTGGACATACTCCACTAAATGCCCAATATGAATCTGGCCATTGGCGTAAGGTAAGGCGGAGGTAACTAGCAGGCGACGTTTGGGGCTACTCATGCGGACTTAAATAGAAAAGTGATAACAAATAGGAATACAAGATTATGGGGCTTGAAGGCCTGTTTAAGCACCAATTTTAGTCTGCGGTTAAAGTTAACACCGATTTGAACCTATTCAAGAGGCGTTTTATGGCTTTGCCCCACAACATTCAGATGTCTCATGCCTCCGTGCCCTTGGTGCACGAGGTGCAGGTCATGGATGAAGCAGGGCGCATCAAGACCACCCATATCCCTGGGGAACGACCTTTAACCATTTACTTGGATAAGCGGGAAGTGGTTACTCTAATGACCTTAGGGAGCGCTCCTGAGGCCCTAGTTCTGGGCTATTTACGTAATCAACGCCTAGTAGAGTCACCGGATGATATTGCGAGTATTCAGGTCGATTGGGAAACTGATTCAGCTGCAGTCAAAACTCATCGCAGCACGGTCGACATCGATGCCCTCACCAGTAAGCGCGTTGTCACAACGGGCTGTGGCCAGGGCACCATGTTTGGTGGTTTGATTGAGGAGATGGCAGAGATTAGATTGCCTGATGGCCCGCAGTTAACCCAAGAGGCAATCGTTGATCTGATTGATAACATTCGGGTTCATGACACCATCTATAAAAAATCTGGCTCGGTTCACGCTTGTGCCGTATTTGAGCGTGATGGCAACAATAATGTCCGCCTCCTCCATTTTATTGAGGATGTTGGGCGTCACAATGCCGTTGACTCAATCTCTGGGCTGATGTGGCTGGCAGATAAGCCAGGCAAAGACCTGATCTTCTTTACTACTGGACGCCTCACCTCTGAGATGGTGATTAAAGGCGCTCAGATGGGTATTCCGTTCTTGATGACCCGCTCTGGCATGACCTTAATGGGCTTGGAGCTGGCTCGCAAAACCAATCTCACACTGCTATCTCGTTGTTCCGGTAAGCATTTTGAGATCTTCAATGCCCCTGAGAGGGTGATTTTTACCTCCCCAACTGCCGCCTCATAATTTCGTGGGCATCTGGCCTGTGATGGTTTTACAATTCGGCCATGACTATTAAATCTGACCACTGGATCCGCCGTATGGGCGAACAAGGCATGATCAGCCCATTTGAACCTGGGCAGGTCCGCCAAGATGCCGCCGGGCAAAAAATTGTGAGCTATGGCACTTCAAGCTATGGCTATGACATTCGTTGTGCTGATGAGTTCAAGATTTTCACGAACATTAACAGCACGATCGTGGATCCTAAGAATTTCGATGAACAATCGTTTGTCGATTTCAAGGGTCCGGTTTGCATCATTCCACCAAACTCTTTTGCATTAGCAAGAACAGTTGAGTACTTCAAGATCCCGCGTAGCGTCTTAACGGTGTGCGTTGGTAAGAGTACGTATGCACGTTGCGGAATTATTGTGAATGTCACTCCATTCGAGCCTGAATGGGAGGGTTACGTCACACTCGAGTTTTCTAATACGACCCCATTGCCTGCAAAGATTTATGCTGGCGAAGGATGCGCACAAGTTCTGTTCTTTGAAAGCGATGAAGTGTGTGGCACATCGTACAAAGATCGTGGTGGTAAGTATCAAGGCCAAGTCGGCGTTACTCTGCCGAAGACTTAATCTGCTTAATCTGCTTAATCGCCGTATTGGCGACTTTAAAGGGTACACATGAAATTTCGTTTTCCAATCATCATTATTGATGAGGATTTTCGCTCTGAAAATATTTCAGGTTCGGGTATTCGTGACTTAGCGGAAGCGATTGAAAACGAAGGCATGGAGGTGATTGGCTTAACTAGCTATGGAGATCTCACATCCTTTGCCCAGCAGGCCTCCCGTGCTTCTAGTTTTATTGTGTCGATCGATGATGAGGAGTTCGTCTCTGACTCTGAAGATCATGATTTACCTGCATTAAATAATTTACGCGCTTTTATTACTGAAGTACGTAAACGTAACGAAGATATCCCCATCTTCTTATATGGCGAGACTCGTACTTCACGCCATATGCCAAATGACATTTTGCGCGAGTTACATGGCTTTATTCATATGAATGAAGATACGCCAGAGTTTGTAGCGCGCCACATTATTCGTGAGGCTAAGGTATACCTTGATTCATTAGCGCCCCCATTCTTCCGCGCCTTAACTAATTACGCCTCTGAAGGTTCTTATTCTTGGCATTGCCCAGGACACTCTGGTGGCGTCGCTTTCTTGAAGAGTCCAGTAGGACGAATGTTCCATCAATTCTTTGGTGAGAACATGCTACGCGCTGACGTCTGTAACGCTGTAGAAGAATTAGGTCAGTTACTAGACCACACTGGTCCTGTCTTGCAAAGTGAGCGTAATGCTGCGCGCATCTTTAACGCTGATCATTTATTCTTTGTGACAAACGGCACATCGACATCCAATAAAATTGTTTGGCACTCTACTGTTGCCCCTGGTGATGTAGTGCTGGTAGACCGCAATTGCCACAAGTCGGTAATTCATTCGATCACGATGATGGGTGCGATTCCGATCTTCCTGATGCCAACGCGTAATCACCTTGGCATTATTGGTCCGATTCCTAAAGAAGAGTTTGAGTGGAAAAATATCAAGAAGAAAATTGATGCCAACCCCTTCATTAAGGATAAGAATGTGGTGCCACGCGTTATGACGCTTACGCAAAGCACTTATGACGGCATCGTTTACAACGTTGAGATGATTAAAGACATGCTCGATGGCAAAGTCGATTCATTGCATTTTGATGAAGCTTGGTTGCCACATGCTGCATTCCATCCTTTCTACAAAGACATGCATGCCATTGGGTCAGATCGTAAGCGCACTAAAAAGAGTTTGATGTTTGCAACCCAATCGACCCATAAGTTATTGGCTGGTCTCTCACAAGCTTCGCAGGTATTGGTGCAGGACGCAGAGGATACAAAGCTTGATCGTGATTGCTTCAATGAAGCCTATTTGATGCATACCTCTACTAGCCCGCAGTACGCCATTATTGCCTCTTGCGATGTGTCTGCTGCCATGATGGAATCTCCTGGCGGTACTACGCTCGTTGAAGAATCTATCGCTGAGGCAATGGACTTCCGTCGCGCGATGCGTGAGGTAGATGATAAGTTCGGCGCAGATTGGTGGTTTAAGGTTTGGGGTCCAGATCATCTAGCTGAAGAGGGTATTGGCGAGCGCTCAGATTGGATCTTAGAGCCATCTGCTGCCTGGCATGACTTTGGCAAGCTGGCTAAAGATTTCAATATGCTAGACCCAATTAAGGCTACCGTAGTAACGCCGGGATTGGATATTGAAGGTAACTTTGGCTCCATGGGCATTCCGGCAAGTATCGTTACTAAGTACTTGGCTGAGCACGGCGTGATCGTAGAGAAGTGCGGTTTGTATTCCTTCTTCATCATGTTCACCATCGGTATCACCAAGGGTCGCTGGAATACTTTGGTAACTGAGCTACAGCAGTTTAAAGACCACTTTGATAAGAACGCTCCACTATGGAAAGTGTTGCCAGAGTTCGTTGCCAAGCACCCTCGCTATGAGCGTGTTGGCCTCAAAGATATTTGTCAGCAGATTCATGAGTTCTATAAGAGCCGCAACGTTGCCCGTATGACTACGGAGATGTACACCTCAGATATGGTGCCAGCAATGATGCCTTCCGAAGCTTGGGCAAAGATGGCGCACAAAAAAGTTGATCGTGTTCCCTTGGATCAACTTGAAGATCGTATTACTGCTATGTTGGTAACGCCATATCCACCAGGCATTCCATTGTTGATTCCGGGTGAGCGCTTTAACAAACGCATTATTGATTATCTCTACTTTGCTCGTGACTTCAATGCGCAATTCCCAGGCTTTGAGACTGATATTCATGGGTTAGTAAAGGGTGAAATCAATGGAAGTACTGAGTACTACGTTGATTGCGTAAGGCAGGAGCCAGATATCACCTTGTGACCTAGTTTAGGTAATGAATCCTTCCAAATACCCTGCTTATGCAGGGTATTTTTTTGCTTGCGCCTATTTAGGGCTTTGACTATACTTGTACAATATATTGAACATGTAAGGACGAGTCATGAGAGTGATCAATTTTTCTGACGCAAGA is from Polynucleobacter sp. MG-Unter2-18 and encodes:
- a CDS encoding ScpA family protein, which translates into the protein MSSAFAKLYGEPLFKLPTDLYIPPDALEVFLEAFEGPLDLLLYLIRKQNFNVLDIPMAQVTQQYLSYIDQIRHHNLELAAEYLLMAAMLIEIKSRMLLPMKKADSDEEVEDPRAELVRRLLEYERMKLAAQELDQIPQQGRDFQVAHGYVDTTIAVTWPEVNQDDLQMAWRDVLHRAKLNQHHTITREELSVRDFMTRILRRLQNTRFVEFGELFEDAIKSGKGIPVVIVNFIAMLELSREALVEITQAEPYAPIYVRLAYTPVA
- the frc gene encoding formyl-CoA transferase — encoded protein: MTKPLDGIRIIDFTHVQAGPACTQLLAWYGADVIKVERPGSGDVTRSQLRDIPGADALYFTMLNGNKRSLTLDTKTQEGKEVLEKMIKTSDVMVENFGPGALDRMGFSWARIQELNPKMIMASVKGFSDGHSYEDLKVYENVAQCAGGAASTTGFWDGPPTVSAAALGDSNTGMHLAIGILTALMQRQKTGKGQKVSCSMQDAVLNLCRVKLRDQQRLDKVGYLEEYPQYPHGTFTDVVPRGGNAGGGGQPGWVLKCKGWETDPNAYIYFTIQGHAWEPITKALGKPEWATDPAYMTAEARQDKIFDIFATIEEWLKDKTKYEAVDILRKFDIPCAPVLSMKELAASPDLRKSGSIVEVDHKVRGKYLTIGSPIKFSDLEIEVGPSPVLGEHTNEVLADLGYSADDIAKLHAAKAV
- the dcd gene encoding dCTP deaminase; protein product: MTIKSDHWIRRMGEQGMISPFEPGQVRQDAAGQKIVSYGTSSYGYDIRCADEFKIFTNINSTIVDPKNFDEQSFVDFKGPVCIIPPNSFALARTVEYFKIPRSVLTVCVGKSTYARCGIIVNVTPFEPEWEGYVTLEFSNTTPLPAKIYAGEGCAQVLFFESDEVCGTSYKDRGGKYQGQVGVTLPKT
- a CDS encoding formate dehydrogenase accessory sulfurtransferase FdhD, whose translation is MPHNIQMSHASVPLVHEVQVMDEAGRIKTTHIPGERPLTIYLDKREVVTLMTLGSAPEALVLGYLRNQRLVESPDDIASIQVDWETDSAAVKTHRSTVDIDALTSKRVVTTGCGQGTMFGGLIEEMAEIRLPDGPQLTQEAIVDLIDNIRVHDTIYKKSGSVHACAVFERDGNNNVRLLHFIEDVGRHNAVDSISGLMWLADKPGKDLIFFTTGRLTSEMVIKGAQMGIPFLMTRSGMTLMGLELARKTNLTLLSRCSGKHFEIFNAPERVIFTSPTAAS
- a CDS encoding DUF3460 family protein — its product is MARYTSEFTQFLNELKSEKPQLEAGQQAGRALLWDKEPLTIEDQRRAKTAKLKQRAYVYSND
- the metG gene encoding methionine--tRNA ligase, with protein sequence MSSPKRRLLVTSALPYANGQIHIGHLVEYVQTDIWVRFQRMRGHEVHYVGADDTHGTPIMLRAEKEGLTPKELIANVWKEHKRDFDNFLISFDNYYTTDSPENEKLSQSIYLKLRDAGLIEMRSIEQAYDPVKEMFLPDRFIKGECPKCGAKDQYGDSCEKCGATYSPTDLKNPFSVVSGATPIKKVSDHYFFKLSDPRCETFLRDWTQVRTPLQPEARNKMKEWVGQPGDSKLGDWDISRDAPYFGFEIPDAPGKYFYVWLDAPIGYYASFLNYCQAKGMNFEEWVRPDTTTEQYHFIGKDILYFHTLFWPATLHFAGYRTPTNVFAHGFLTVDGEKMSKSRGTLISAHSVIESGFNPEWFRYYFATKLNDSMEDLDLNLQDFVARVNSDLLGKYINIASRSAGFLVKRFGGVVSDGAMNNPLLTDIASASEKIAELYEAREYAKALRTIMELADKVNAFVDENKPWEIAKDPERESDLQRVCSVTLEAFRLLSLYLKPVLPGVTAGVEDFLSVPAMTWNDVKTPLSSQNPIKPYKHLMTRVEAPQIEALLAANL
- a CDS encoding methionyl-tRNA formyltransferase — protein: MRVALIGSADFGKAALEAFLDRGDEIVAVFCPPDNPKSTKPEVLKEAAIARGLTPLQFATLKGPDAAQAMIESKADICVMAYVLQFVPQELCKIPKHGTIQYHPSLLPKYRGPSAINWAIALGEDKTGLTIFRPSDGLDEGEVILQKEVVIGPNDTLGKVYFDHLFPIGIKALLEAADLVVANQHQEVAQDESLANYEGWFGVDAAQIHWATHINQIYNLIRASNPAPGAWTKFGEQKVQIYDCHKHIVATFGAVKGKPGEITQITPDSFFVACHGGQIEVLKAKGAAGKVTGAELAKELNLEIGQFFTL
- the panC gene encoding pantoate--beta-alanine ligase, which codes for MKIISDIQELRDHLRGQNRASFVPTMGNLHEGHLSLMLLARQHGDPVVASIFVNRLQFGPNEDFDSYPRTMQADIDKLEKEGVYILFAPTERDLYPQPQEYRVDPPQQLGDILEGEFRPGFFKGVCTVVLKLLSCVQPKVAVFGKKDYQQLMIIRQMAKQFALPVDIIPGETIRAEDGLALSSRNGYLSIEERLEAPELQKVLKEVRARVLDLSERNTHSLIQIEKLAVDILTGRGWQPDYIAIRQQSDLAPASNESLQAGEPLVILTAAKLGKTRLIDNLEI
- the frc gene encoding formyl-CoA transferase translates to MAKALEGVKVLDFTHVQSGPTCTQLLAWFGADVIKVEKSGEGDATRGQLRDIPDADSLYFTMLNHNKRSITVNTKTPKGKEILERLIKECDVLVENFAPGALDRMGFSWERVQELNPMMIMASVKGFGPGPYEDCKVYENVAQCAGGSASTTGFDDGPPMVTGAQIGDSGTGLHLALGIVTALYQRTHSGRGQKVLAAMQDAVLNLCRVKLRDQQRLERNGLMQEYPQFPNGEFGDSVPRAGNASGGGQPGWIVKCKGWETDPNSYMYVIVQGPVWEAVCKVIGREDWITDVRFASPMARLPHLMEIFGEIEKWTMTKTKFEVMDILNKYDIPCGPILSMKEIAEEPALRATGTVVEVDHPIRGKYLTVGNPIKMSDSPTDVTRSPLLGEHTDEILSELGYSTDELIALRHDKVI
- a CDS encoding pyridoxamine 5'-phosphate oxidase family protein yields the protein MDKIKENNLYDVVKDFDEAMLVTHSTRGIHARPMAIARLDESMMAYLLTDMNSIKVEEIRANPQALLTFQSARKFATVSGELTVDDDRALIGTLWKEIWKVWFPIGKSDPNIALLKFTPSEGEFWDNAGIQGLKYVYAAAKAYVAGERPKPDAEQHSKVNMT